The Denticeps clupeoides chromosome 16, fDenClu1.1, whole genome shotgun sequence DNA segment ctgttgtagattctgtacacaaagtttgacaagaaaattacaatttaatctaaatattctttaaagaggaaggtcttgagctgccgtttgaaggtgctcagtgactgagctgttctgacctcgaggggaagttcattccaccaccgaggggccaagacggagaagagtctggatgaatgttttccttttaccttcagagatggagggaccaggcgagcagtactggaggctcggagtagacgaggtgcagtgcgaggtgtaatgagggctgtgaggtaggatggtgctgctccatgtttggctttgtaggccagcatcagtattttgaacctgatgcgtgcagctactgggagccagtgaagggaacgtagcagaggggtggtatgggagaatttgggaaggttgaagatcagtcgtgctgctgcattttgtatgagttgtagaggtcggatggtacatagaggtagaccagctagaagggagttgcagtagtccagtcgtgagattactaaggactgaaccagtagttgggtggcctgggttgacaggtaagggcggattcgtctgatattgtagagaaggaatctacatgagcgggaaagattgctgatgtgagttgagaaggagagttggttgtctattgttacgccaaggttgcgggctgttgcagaaggagagagctgcgagttgtctaggtaaatagcaagatcctgatgtggtgaagaatctgctggaatgaatattagttcagttttggtgggattgagttggaggtgatgggctgccatccaagacgagatgtctgttagacatgcagagattttggaagcagcatgtagatcagagggaggaaaggagaagaggagttgtgtgtcgtcagcatagcagtggtaggataatccatgtgaggaaatgacctcaccaagtgatctcgtgtagagggagaaaaggagaggacctagcaccgagccttgagggacaccagtggagagtctacgtgaggtagaggtggatcctttccaagtcacttggtaagatcgctcatcaaggtaggaagcaaaccactgccatgctgagccccgaattccaagcctcttcaggattgacaagagagtcttgtggttaacggtgtcaaatgcagcagataggtcaaggagaataagaactgatgacagttttgccaatctggctgcatgtagctgctcggtaaccgccaaaagggcagtctcggtggaatgagctgttctgaagccagactggttaggatccaggaggttgttctgtgataaatggagtgatagctggttgtagacacagcgctcaaggattttggatagaaacgagaggagggaaactggtctgtaattgttaatgtctgtaggatcagcagtgggtttctttaggattggaagaaccctggctgttttgaaggcggatggtacgtggccagatgagattgagccgtttatgatataagaaatgaaagggatgaggtcaggggagatagtttgaaacattgcagaaggtattggatctagtggacaggtggttgggttgcctgtggaaataatctgaatgatttcatcagatgtgattttagaaaattgatttagagtagttgtcgaattttcagagggaagagtaggattagtggtggagaatgtctcacagattttttcaatcttccctgtgaagaagttggcaaaatcatcagctgttaatgaagttggggcaggggaagtcggggggttgagtgtaaggaagcggacccataatcggaaggttgccagtttgaatcctgaagcAGCAGAGtaaagtacagtccccacacactgctccccggcttttcatggctgcccaatgggctgcccaatgctcactaatggtgaggatgcttcacaatgacaatcacttcacttaaaatttGATTGCAGGCAAATCATTGGCAAGCCTGAAAGTATGGAGGAAGCCAGCAGCATACACCTTATTGACTGCAAACCTGATCACAGCTCTGTACACTGGACTGGTTCACCAGCGGGGCACCCTGGATGTCATGGGTCACCTCCAACCCCTGTGTGACCATGTGACCCCTAATTCATCTCAAACACAGGTTCTCTTTCTGATGCCCTGCCACTCAACGCCCTTCTTTAGGTATTCAAATAATGACCCAgctcttcattaaaaaaaaaaaaaaaaaaactatttcccataatcttttttttttgttgttgttttccagCCATATTCACTGTCCTCTCAAAATGCGCTTCTTGGAGTGCCCTCCAGATCTAACAGGTGATATGAACTATGTGGACGAAGCAGATGCCTTCTACACAGACCCGGGTAGATGGCTAGCAAGGACGTATCCCTACAAGGAATCTCTACCCTCCCATATAGTCTTTTTTGATGTTCTGGAACAGGTATGTAAGAGTAATGGTTTTggttttttgctgaaaataattCTTAATTTCTCTGAGGCacacccttttttttaaaggtgcaaAGCTGAAATACCACACATGACATTGTTGTCCATACACTgagcattattaataataacagcatgatgggaagattttttttattcatcatatACTTTCTTTCCCGACAGGACATCTCCGCCTTCCTCAACGCAAATGATTTTGTGAAAACTACTGACATTTTTCATACTCACATTCCTGACGGCAGAGTGGGAAGAAGTATACTCATTTATGAGCAGAAGGGCTGACCTTGTATCATAGTCTCCCAGGGAAACAATTAAAGTGGTCATGAcccaaaatgtgcattttatatttgtaatttttccaaatgtgaattaaaatatttttttaataaataatgtatttcaATGGAAACTTTATTAATTCATAACAAATGATAATCAACCACTGTTCTTCCAAATGCCAACTGTGTTTTCGATACGACTGCcttaaacatacattttaaagttGTTACTGTAGCCCATCTGCTGCTGTTCCATTACTCCATTCATCATTGGTGGGTTTCTGAATAGATCCAAACTGACAACAGCTGGTCTATAATGTAcctctaaacacacacgcacacacacacaggggtaaGTGTTTTATAATAAAGTGGACCAACAGCAGTCCCAAACACGGTTAATGGCACAACATTTACAAGCAGGAGAGAAGAAAACCACCAGCCACAACTTTGACATAACTTTTATTTCAATAGCGTATGTGCAAACCACACAAGTGCCAGCCTCATGAGAACATCCTGCAGCTGGAATGTTGTGTAAAGGTTCAGGAGAGCAGAAGCTTACGTCGCAGCATGGAAGGAGCTAATTACACATCTGATGCACAGCAGTCCTGCACTCTCAAGGCCTTCATGTCAGGGTGGAAATGGAGCTGTGCGTTGATGCCAGTTAATGCCAAGACTTCCTGTACATGCATACGTACAGCAGACTGAATTTCAGAGGAATCACGTTAGATTTCAGtacgtactttttttttttttcttcaatcaAATTGAGCGTGGATGCTTTGTCCTTCCACACCTCCCCAAAGAACACTGTAACATGTTTTAGAGACATAGGGCAATGCCTTTCAGAAACGAGATCAATGCAGATCACCATTCAAAGAATCCAAAAATGCGATTTAGCCAATTAGAACAAACAATTTTTAACCCTCAAGGCACCAACTGGCACCAACTTATATATCTCATATTTCACAATTCTTTTAACAATGCAATAATTTATGAATAGAATGAACATTGATTTGCACAGGATTAGATGAAGTGACACTTCAGCATACACCGAGCaaccacagcaaaaaaaaaaaacaaaaaaaaacagcagcaaagaTACTATTGTGCAAAGTTACTATTAAGGGAAGTTTTAAAATCAGACATCCAAAAATAAACATCAGCCAGACCATTTAAGCCAGTGGCAATTCTATACttataaattactttttttttttttccactctttaATATTTGGGATCAAACGGCATGGGACCCAGCTCTATTTTGACTTCTGCCATGTGTCTGTCTGGGCGTCCTGGTCTGTTCCACTTCCGCTCTTTGTGTGGCCGCGGGCGCACTCTCTCCTGCTTTCTCTGCTGCCTGGCCTGCCTGCTTTCTTTAGTCTTAGAATTGGGGTCTTCAAAGGGCTgactgaaaaatgtacaaacaagacaggaagggaggggaggggagattTACCCATGAGCTTCATTCCTGCTTCACTGCACTCATTCAACATGCAGAAACCTACTGAGATTCAGACCTAGTGACAAAGAGAAGACAGAGAACAGCTACTGAGATGCTCAGTGTACAGTTTCATGCATCTGGCAGGACTGGGCAACATATCTTCAAAAAAAACATCTACGATACTCACAATGACAGTATTTCAGATATTTAGAAAAGTGGATGTCACTTAAAGCAAGCACCGTTGAAACTTTCCtttctacatttttataatatccATGTTGTTATGGCATTTAGTGTGtttaaatgccagaaatgtgtcctgcttttaaccatggcagtgggcagccatgacaggcgcccggggagcagtgtgtagggacggtactttgctcaattgcacctcagtggcacctcggcagactgggattcaaaccggcaaccttctgactatggggCCGTTTCCATAACAgctatatacatatacattttctgGTGGGAATCGTAAGTTTGGACAACATGAatcaatttattacatttactaaaatgtaaaacaagatACAAATGGACCTGATATTTTGGGGATATGCTGCCCAGCTCTGCTCTACCAGTTAAAGCAGTGCTCTTACCTTGGCCCATACCGTTTTGAATACGTGTCTCCAAAAAAGTGCTTATAAATGTAGTCGTCCAGGTCTTCAAACACATCATCACTATGGCCGTGGTACTCGTCCATGTCTTCGAGATAGTCCTCCACCCCGCTGACAAAGTCTGTGAACAGCATCTGGTCGTGAATGAACACTCCATTGTGGAAGAAGTTGTTGATGAAGCCCTCCAGCTCGTTCCAGTGGTGGAAGTGGTCCACCTCCTGCTGCAGGTAGCTGTGGAGCAGCTGGTTGAACTCATCTGCACGTATGGGGTCCATGGCTTTGTTGAAGAGGCTCATGGACTCCTGGTAAGCGCAGTCAAACACTCCAGTGCATCCTTTGAGGGAACCTTTCTGGCCCGCTGTTCCTGCACCCTTTTTGCCCCCTGGTTTTCTGGTGTTACGATCGGCATAAGATGAGGAATCCATGGTGGACTTCCGTGGGTGTCGATGGAGGGGCTTTTGGGGTTTATGGTGCCATGGTGCATCATCTCCATGCCCTGTAAATTTATCTTGCACACGATCCTGGTTCCTGTGTTTTGTCTCCATCTTCTCGTGATACTTCCTTTCATGGGGCCTGCGGTTCCTGTCAAAAATGCCTGAGGCGCTGTCCTTGAAGTGGCGGAAAGTGGATTTGACAGAGTCAGAGAACTTCCTTAGGTTTTCCTTCACGGCCTCTTTGGCCTTCTTAATCTGCTCTTTGTGGTGGTGAACAAACTCTTTGGTGGAATTCTTCACAGCGTCAAACGTTTCTTTGACTTTTCCGAACATGCCGTCCTTTGGCTTCTTCACTTTGGACTGCCTTTCGCCCTTGGCCTTCTCACCTTCTTCTTTGCTCTCCACATAAAGCCTCTCCCACAGGTCAGAGCGCTGCTGCTCAAAGCTCAGCTTCTTCTCCAGCTCCGCCAGTCGATACTGAAGCTCCTCGGTCTCTGGGTCAGCACCACGGCTCATCAGCTCTTCCTTCAGCTTGTCAGTGACCTGCCGTTCGCGATCCAGCTCCCCGCGCAGGGCCTGAGCCTCCGCCACCAGCGCCTCCCTCTGGCCGAGGATGCTGCGTACACGCTGCCTTTCCTCCTCCAGGTGGTCCTTCAGGCGCTGGTTCTCAGACAGGATGGAGTCGGCACCAGTGCCTCGCTCCTCCAGCTGCCGGATCTGAGCACGCAGGCTCCACAGCTCGTCCCTCAGTGCGGACAGGGACGCCTCCTCATGATCCAGTAAGTTCTTCAGCTGCTGGTTCTCCTTAGCCAAGCGTTCCTGGTCAGACTCCATCATGCCTCTCTCCGCCACTGTTTGCTTCAGCTGCTCAGACAGAACTTCCTTCTGGGCCTTATTTGAAATGTAGAATTCAAACAGGTCAgtgtcaaaataataatacagtcTAGAATAAATACTATTTATTCCCGGATTAATAAACAGCTATGGTGAAATTTGTTGCAGGGTGTACAATGCAGTAAGCATTTTCTGTCCATGTTGTTCCAATTCTGACAGAACATCAGGTCCACTGAGGCAGAATCAGCAGCAAAATGGATTTTTGGTTACCTGTAACTCAGCCTGTCTGAGTCTGAGCTGCTGGTTTTCTTTAGTTAACTTATCCACAGGCCCAGTGAGGGAGAACATCATGTAATGCTTTTCTAGGTCTTCTCTCAGACTCTCAGACACTTCCTGAATGTGCGGAGACAGCATTTGCAACTATGAGCACAAGACACACTCGTGCTCCCAATCATGTACTTACCGTTAAAAAAACGCCCATGCAGGTTAATGTTATGTACATGCAAAGAAGGGGAGTAATTTAGAAAGAGAGGAAAATAGCAaaccattttttacatttataaaaaacttCAAAAGGCGTGATGAGGCACATTATAAATAGACTCCCACATGGACAGCATGTGTCAGCTGGGGTGTGTGTATGACCCAATTTCTGAAGCAAGCGCTTCAGACAACAACAGAGAATGATTAATTTattaaggaattaaaaaaaaatatgcagggTTATAAACCAGCCTATGTTGgtgctattatgttttttttttttttaatacgatgctgtgctgtgttttattaACACTACACAATGTATATCTTGGCACAGGAAGCAGGTTAACCATCAAGTACATgtctgcattattaaaattgaatgcAGCAAGAAATTGCTGCTGAGTAGTGAATAGCTCCTGCTAGTCTGTGGAATTTTCCTGCTCAACTGTACTTGGCAGTGCACCCTGTAGCCAAAACAATAGGAGATATAAGCTTAGAGAGATGGAGCTGAAACAAACTTCACCAAAGAGATCATCACGAGAAGAAGGAAGACAGGGAAAGGGCAGAAGACCAAAACATAACGCATGAATGTCGTTATTTGTATAACCTCAACATCCGGTTCACACGTCTGAATTGATGGGTCATCAATGTCAATGTCAAGGAAGCTTCTTTGCGCCATGGCACGCTGTCTTTCTCGGATCTGCACCGTACCTGTGAACACCACACACAGCCAGGGACCATGAATCACATATGTAACAGTTTTGCATGATCTGAAACAAGGACAAGCACTGCAATTCTATTGTGATGTCAAAAAAGTGACCAAAATGTCCATGTCAGGGAGGACACTGTTCAGGTGTCACACTGAAGGGCTCCTGTTAGTGACACATGCAGGACAAGAAGAGACTAAACCAATCAGCACAAAACAAGAACCATGTGCTGAAGTGAAATCCATGTCAGTTATATTGATGTGGCAGTTTGGTGTCCTCCCTGACATGGACTTAATGAAACATAACTCTCGGGAAGAAAATAGCATGTCAATGTAGTAAATACATGCATTTCATAAATGGATATATATGCAGAGCAATTTTAAGGTGACATGAATCAAACATACTGAAATGACACTGAGTAATCCACATATGCAACATGAACAggcacatttacagcaaaatgtaaatgagaaattTGGATTTTTCCACTGCAGAATACATTTCAGCCCAGTAACTGTCTCCTGTCTCAGAAAAACATCCAAATTGGAAATGACGTTTGTCATGCCTTTAGATGATATTACATATACACATGCAATATCATTTTGATTAAATATacgtacagtcgtggccaaaagttttgagaatgacacaaatactggttttggAAGCAGTTTGCTGCtcccgtttttattatggcaatttgcatataccggggtaaagtcattttctccgatgaagcccctttccgattgtttggggtgTCTGGAGAAGAATaagtgagcgctaccatcagtcctgtctcgtgccaacagtaaagcatcctgagaccattcatgtgtgcaCAGCCATGAATAGAGAATGGCacaaaaacatcctccgacagcaacttctccaaaCCATCCGAGAACAGTtttgtgaagaacaatgccttttctagcatgatggagcaccgttcCATAAgaccaaagtgataactaagtggctctgggaacaaaacattgGAATTTTGAGTCCAtgaccaggaaactccccggttTATAATCCaattgtggtcaatcctcaagaggtggatggacaaacaaaaacccagaaattctgacaaactccaagcactgattatgaaggaatgggttgtcATCAGTTAGGATTTGGCCCAGTTGTTGATTAACAGCATTCCAGGACCAATTGCAGGTCttgaaaaaacactttttttgcaaacactgcaaatattgactctttgcataaaccctttaaaactataaaaaaaaaataaaagcctttgaaacgtatatgcttgtaattatactttttGGCCACAACATAAGTGATTAATGACTAACACAGGAAATAAAGCAATACAAGTCACATGACTTATCCATCTACGTCAGATGAAGAGCTTCCAACTAGCCCATACCTTCATATTTACCTAGAAGAGCAAACCAGGAACAAAAATATGTAATGCTAACACAAAGCCACTCCCTGTTTTGAATATTTCAATTGGAATCATTGGTAAAACTCACCATAAAAGTGGCCGAAACCCATACTGATGGCGATGACCAGGGCCAGGAGGATGCACTTATTGAGGGTACCATTAACCTGGCCCTGGTGTGTCTGTGATGCACGAGGCTCCGGGGCTTCCTGCACCTCTTCTGCCTCCATCTCCACAGGCTGCCGCTCCTCCTCAGGTTCTGAGCCCACTGTGCTCCTCCTCAACCTGCGCCTCCTTACGGCTGGGCTGGCATCAGTTTTCAGCTCTTCATCGCTGCTGCTCGACTCCCTCGGTGCGGGCTGCTCCCGGGGGAAGGCGGCTGGAACATCCCATGGTTATGGTGAGTATTCCACAACACAATAACCTAACTAATGACAGaatcattatatttatattatatattatattttcataattaaaaggttacatttttcaaaataacaCTCAAGCTAAAATTTCCACAAACAAAACTCATGGCTTCTCAAATTACAAATGCCTACAGAGACCTGCAGGTTATGCAATCTCACAATCTGACTTGCGAAATGTTATTAAGAAATCACACTCCTTAAACAAATTGACACACGCGTCAAATCTGGTATTTGAATAATCTCTAAGTATCTATGTGAATGagagattttatttaaaaagtgtccCACAAGTAAACACACAGCAGTACAAAAACCATGCCAtgctcatacaaacacacacacacacacacacaaaaccagtaAAACTAGTTTACACCTGCACCCTTTATAGGCAGGCATGCGACCAGACCACAGTTCGACCCAGCAAAGACCACCTGAGAAAGAACGGCTGCCAGACAGCTGCTCTTTCAGATGACTGCCAAAGTCTCGCAGACTCTGAGAAAATGACCACTGGCTCATCATCAAACCTGTTTTCACACGTGGACAAATAAAAAGGAAGGATGCGGTGTTCTTTTTCCGTTCTGAGGTTAAAACTGAAGAGCATAGCTTGAAACATTATCTTATAATCACATTAAATGAACCTAACATTTCTGAGAATGGATAAAGGCAGATATGCCCATTAACAGATTGCTGTGTTTGTAGGACACAGCACAATAAGAAACTTTTTGTGATTACCACATCTTTAATTTAAGACCTATTGCATGGTCTAGTGCATCAAGCAGATGTGACATTTGGAAACATGCTTGCCATTAGTGGCTGTAGTTAGAAAGAAagatctttatttcatttttgcttcATGAGAAGATTGAAATAATTgcaatgttcatgtttttacaataaaatctaTTTAGGGCATCTACCTCACCTTATCACACACTGTTGGTATTTGCTAGGAAAGAGCATGGCGCTTACTGTTTTCTGCAGCACTGAAGGTGTAATGGCTGCTGCAGGAGGTGCCCATGTAAAGGTCCTCACTGCCATTggcatcttcatcttcctcaccAACTACACGCTCCTCCCTGGAGGAGTCTCCAAGAGTGACTATGTCGGAGTGATCACTGGAGGAGCAGAGGGTCACATGCTCCTCTGGGACAACCTCCGCCCCCgcctgaaaataaaaaacttagacctctcattttcttctttcattGTATTCATTCGACAACCTTAAATGTGACGTCAGCGGGCTACATGGATCCCACCTCAGGGACAGACTGTGCCTTCTCAAAGCTTTCTGCTTTTAAAGTGGTATCCAGGGATGATTCATCCAGCTCCTCCTTCTGCTCATCTAAAACATACAGAGAGAAATGCCGAGGCGATTGACCCTCAAATGACTTCGCAAAGGCAGTTTAGATACACATTTTTTGTTCAGTATTCCACTATACGACTACCGGATCAGAGGCTCCCGTGTAAAACTAAAATTTACTGCCCATCAACTTTGAGTGCAACGTGAGAAGTTGGTGCCTCATACCACAGGCAGAGTGTGACTCGTCCAGCTGTACAGGGCCACTCTCTGAGACTTCGGGCTCACTTTCAGGAACATTCTCTGGACCAATGGTCTCTATGTCTGAGCCCTTAAAATACGGGGACGGACATTAAAACAAAGTATAGCAAAAGACCAGCTTGCTTTAATAAAATGAGCCTAAACTGAGACACGCATATGAGTGAGAGAAAACAAGCATGAGTGAAAAGCATATAAATGAATTGTGATGGTTCAGTTCTGACCTCAGTACTAGTGGGCTTAACACATTCATATCTAATCAGCACAATGTGCCATTTACCTTGGACTGAAGTAACTTTGTTTATGAGTGCGTATTAAATTTACTTATATCGAGGGTATGAAATCCGGCAGCTAGGTGAGAATAGATCTAATATTACAATGTGAAGATCAACCTTGGTTCCAAAAGACTGTTGCACGGGCGGCATTGACTTACCTCATTACTAATGATGGTCCAGCCACAGGAGGATTCAGTGTCGCTCGAGCTCTCTGACATTGCACCGTTTACCAGCTGCAATAATGCCATGGCGAAAGTCAgcaaaagtgatttttttttttaaataacaaggCAAAAGAAAGGTGCCTTGTTATTCATGCGCAAATGTtcatctgattaaaaaaaagcaaaacctCAGGGTCATATTTAAACAGAATGTTTGTTTAACTAAAATGTCACTCTGACCACAAAACTAGTGGAGTCAATCACTTTTGCCACGGAGATGACATTCTGTTGCATTATAATGCACTGAGCGCGCATTTAAGAGCAGCTTTCCGTATGTGCGCTTTAGCAGGAGAAGTGTAGAGCTGGATCTGTCGTGGGATGAATAGGGaggagaggaaatggaagcagaCTGTTGCGGTGCGCTGGCCTGTACAGAGCTTCAGACACCAAGCTAACCAGCGGCTAAAAACGAATACACACAGGCCTAAACGTATTCAAGATAACTGCAATGTCACGTAGCTAAGCAGTCGCCAGCCTTTTAAACATATGCTACGCAGCTAACGTGCTTGGAAATTCATTCAGCACGAGGTACAAATTGCGCACCAAACTGTAGTCTACCTTAGTCGACCTGCAAatcaaaaatacatacatacctGCTAAATATTATCTTTATCCAGTGTAGATAAGTGTATGGAAAATCTCAACGCAACTGCGCCCTCACTTGCTAACCtcaccaccaacaacaacaaaaacatccaCCCACCGACGTGGGAGAAACGAGGGCTGCGGAAATCCGGAAATGTAGTCTTTCTCAGTACTGGCTGAACCAATAAAGGTGTTACGCTTTGTGCGtagactacatttcccacaatccaACATATTTGCGCAGATAAGTTCTATTGGGCCGCCCCAGCACTGTTATGATCACGTGGGTTGTATCGTGGCAAAACTAGTGTCGCGTGATTTTGTGTCAGCATTTCGACGAAATAGCCGTGCAACAA contains these protein-coding regions:
- the ccpg1 gene encoding cell cycle progression protein 1 isoform X1 gives rise to the protein MALLQLVNGAMSESSSDTESSCGWTIISNEGSDIETIGPENVPESEPEVSESGPVQLDESHSACDEQKEELDESSLDTTLKAESFEKAQSVPEAGAEVVPEEHVTLCSSSDHSDIVTLGDSSREERVVGEEDEDANGSEDLYMGTSCSSHYTFSAAENSLMMSQWSFSQSLRDFGSHLKEQLSGSRSFSAAFPREQPAPRESSSSDEELKTDASPAVRRRRLRRSTVGSEPEEERQPVEMEAEEVQEAPEPRASQTHQGQVNGTLNKCILLALVIAISMGFGHFYGKYEGTVQIRERQRAMAQRSFLDIDIDDPSIQTCEPDVEEVSESLREDLEKHYMMFSLTGPVDKLTKENQQLRLRQAELQAQKEVLSEQLKQTVAERGMMESDQERLAKENQQLKNLLDHEEASLSALRDELWSLRAQIRQLEERGTGADSILSENQRLKDHLEEERQRVRSILGQREALVAEAQALRGELDRERQVTDKLKEELMSRGADPETEELQYRLAELEKKLSFEQQRSDLWERLYVESKEEGEKAKGERQSKVKKPKDGMFGKVKETFDAVKNSTKEFVHHHKEQIKKAKEAVKENLRKFSDSVKSTFRHFKDSASGIFDRNRRPHERKYHEKMETKHRNQDRVQDKFTGHGDDAPWHHKPQKPLHRHPRKSTMDSSSYADRNTRKPGGKKGAGTAGQKGSLKGCTGVFDCAYQESMSLFNKAMDPIRADEFNQLLHSYLQQEVDHFHHWNELEGFINNFFHNGVFIHDQMLFTDFVSGVEDYLEDMDEYHGHSDDVFEDLDDYIYKHFFGDTYSKRYGPSQPFEDPNSKTKESRQARQQRKQERVRPRPHKERKWNRPGRPDRHMAEVKIELGPMPFDPKY
- the ccpg1 gene encoding cell cycle progression protein 1 isoform X4, which translates into the protein MSESSSDTESSCGWTIISNEGSDIETIGPENVPESEPEVSESGPVQLDESHSACDEQKEELDESSLDTTLKAESFEKAQSVPEAGAEVVPEEHVTLCSSSDHSDIVTLGDSSREERVVGEEDEDANGSEDLYMGTSCSSHYTFSAAENSLMMSQWSFSQSLRDFGSHLKEQLSGSRSFSAAFPREQPAPRESSSSDEELKTDASPAVRRRRLRRSTVGSEPEEERQPVEMEAEEVQEAPEPRASQTHQGQVNGTLNKCILLALVIAISMGFGHFYGKYEGTVQIRERQRAMAQRSFLDIDIDDPSIQTCEPDVEEVSESLREDLEKHYMMFSLTGPVDKLTKENQQLRLRQAELQAQKEVLSEQLKQTVAERGMMESDQERLAKENQQLKNLLDHEEASLSALRDELWSLRAQIRQLEERGTGADSILSENQRLKDHLEEERQRVRSILGQREALVAEAQALRGELDRERQVTDKLKEELMSRGADPETEELQYRLAELEKKLSFEQQRSDLWERLYVESKEEGEKAKGERQSKVKKPKDGMFGKVKETFDAVKNSTKEFVHHHKEQIKKAKEAVKENLRKFSDSVKSTFRHFKDSASGIFDRNRRPHERKYHEKMETKHRNQDRVQDKFTGHGDDAPWHHKPQKPLHRHPRKSTMDSSSYADRNTRKPGGKKGAGTAGQKGSLKGCTGVFDCAYQESMSLFNKAMDPIRADEFNQLLHSYLQQEVDHFHHWNELEGFINNFFHNGVFIHDQMLFTDFVSGVEDYLEDMDEYHGHSDDVFEDLDDYIYKHFFGDTYSKRYGPSQPFEDPNSKTKESRQARQQRKQERVRPRPHKERKWNRPGRPDRHMAEVKIELGPMPFDPKY
- the ccpg1 gene encoding cell cycle progression protein 1 isoform X5, with product MALLQLVNGAMSESSSDTESSCGWTIISNEGSDIETIGPENVPESEPEVSESGPVQLDESHSACDEQKEELDESSLDTTLKAESFEKAQSVPEAGAEVVPEEHVTLCSSSDHSDIVTLGDSSREERVVGEEDEDANGSEDLYMGTSCSSHYTFSAAENTAFPREQPAPRESSSSDEELKTDASPAVRRRRLRRSTVGSEPEEERQPVEMEAEEVQEAPEPRASQTHQGQVNGTLNKCILLALVIAISMGFGHFYGKYEGTVQIRERQRAMAQRSFLDIDIDDPSIQTCEPDVEEVSESLREDLEKHYMMFSLTGPVDKLTKENQQLRLRQAELQAQKEVLSEQLKQTVAERGMMESDQERLAKENQQLKNLLDHEEASLSALRDELWSLRAQIRQLEERGTGADSILSENQRLKDHLEEERQRVRSILGQREALVAEAQALRGELDRERQVTDKLKEELMSRGADPETEELQYRLAELEKKLSFEQQRSDLWERLYVESKEEGEKAKGERQSKVKKPKDGMFGKVKETFDAVKNSTKEFVHHHKEQIKKAKEAVKENLRKFSDSVKSTFRHFKDSASGIFDRNRRPHERKYHEKMETKHRNQDRVQDKFTGHGDDAPWHHKPQKPLHRHPRKSTMDSSSYADRNTRKPGGKKGAGTAGQKGSLKGCTGVFDCAYQESMSLFNKAMDPIRADEFNQLLHSYLQQEVDHFHHWNELEGFINNFFHNGVFIHDQMLFTDFVSGVEDYLEDMDEYHGHSDDVFEDLDDYIYKHFFGDTYSKRYGPSQPFEDPNSKTKESRQARQQRKQERVRPRPHKERKWNRPGRPDRHMAEVKIELGPMPFDPKY
- the ccpg1 gene encoding cell cycle progression protein 1 isoform X6, yielding MALLQLVNGAMSESSSDTESSCGWTIISNEGSDIETIGPENVPESEPEVSESGPVQLDESHSACDEQKEELDESSLDTTLKAESFEKAQSVPEAGAEVVPEEHVTLCSSSDHSDIVTLGDSSREERVVGEEDEDANGSEDLYMGTSCSSHYTFSAAENTAFPREQPAPRESSSSDEELKTDASPAVRRRRLRRSTVGSEPEEERQPVEMEAEEVQEAPEPRASQTHQGQVNGTLNKCILLALVIAISMGFGHFYGTVQIRERQRAMAQRSFLDIDIDDPSIQTCEPDVEEVSESLREDLEKHYMMFSLTGPVDKLTKENQQLRLRQAELQAQKEVLSEQLKQTVAERGMMESDQERLAKENQQLKNLLDHEEASLSALRDELWSLRAQIRQLEERGTGADSILSENQRLKDHLEEERQRVRSILGQREALVAEAQALRGELDRERQVTDKLKEELMSRGADPETEELQYRLAELEKKLSFEQQRSDLWERLYVESKEEGEKAKGERQSKVKKPKDGMFGKVKETFDAVKNSTKEFVHHHKEQIKKAKEAVKENLRKFSDSVKSTFRHFKDSASGIFDRNRRPHERKYHEKMETKHRNQDRVQDKFTGHGDDAPWHHKPQKPLHRHPRKSTMDSSSYADRNTRKPGGKKGAGTAGQKGSLKGCTGVFDCAYQESMSLFNKAMDPIRADEFNQLLHSYLQQEVDHFHHWNELEGFINNFFHNGVFIHDQMLFTDFVSGVEDYLEDMDEYHGHSDDVFEDLDDYIYKHFFGDTYSKRYGPSQPFEDPNSKTKESRQARQQRKQERVRPRPHKERKWNRPGRPDRHMAEVKIELGPMPFDPKY